From one Dermacentor andersoni chromosome 1, qqDerAnde1_hic_scaffold, whole genome shotgun sequence genomic stretch:
- the LOC126547897 gene encoding WD repeat-containing protein 54-like, translating into MYQKDKSLLCRHSACPLPNNLTTCTEGGKINLAFVGKTEVTTLFRTPDGSVHQSQVACKDVGGSPCTELTHVKWVKMDDIKTLLVIASTRAFQVFEWDGSVFLHCHPLPQNLDATEETFTRGIGTCGSSLLCVGTNSGTILVHLVSRDLNVTFCQRATEHAPHAVADIHNHGEIMASADDGGGICLWRGKTALSLLRKLPPVGSSPCVSVRVWHDLILAGYGSGELRVFSTRSFQLMAEATAHARWITAIDVAPDTGLALSVAEDSYVRVWQLDREGEHTIDHVHGESVADAMLMGCAFLAPDGSTFAAVAYDCAEVFMFKK; encoded by the coding sequence ATGTACCAAAAGGACAAGAGCCTCTTATGCCGGCACAGTGCCTGTCCGTTGCCCAACAACCTGACCACTTGTACAGAGGGCGGAAAGATCAACTTAGCGTTCGTGGGAAAGACGGAGGTCACTACGCTCTTCCGGACTCCTGATGGCAGTGTGCACCAGTCGCAGGTGGCTTGCAAGGACGTAGGCGGCAGCCCCTGCACCGAACTTACGCACGTGAAATGGGTCAAGATGGACGACATTAAGACCTTGCTAGTCATTGCGTCGACGCGAGCCTTCCAGGTGTTCGAGTGGGACGGTTCAGTTTTCCTCCACTGTCATCCGCTGCCCCAAAATCTGGACGCCACTGAGGAGACGTTCACGCGCGGAATCGGCACGTGCGGCTCCAGTTTGCTTTGCGTCGGTACCAACAGTGGCACCATTCTGGTGCACCTAGTTTCGCGCGACCTGAACGTCACCTTCTGCCAACGGGCCACCGAGCACGCGCCGCACGCCGTCGCCGACATCCACAACCACGGCGAGATCATGGCGAGTGCCGACGACGGCGGCGGCATCTGTCTGTGGCGCGGAAAAACAGCGCTCAGCTTGCTCCGCAAGCTGCCGCCGGTCGGCAGCAGCCCTTGCGTGAGCGTCcgcgtctggcacgacctcatccTGGCGGGCTACGGTTCAGGCGAGCTGCGTGTGTTCAGCACGCGCTCCTTCCAGCTCATGGCCGAGGCCACGGCGCACGCCCGCTGGATCACGGCCATTGACGTAGCGCCGGACACGGGGCTCGCCCTGTCCGTGGCCGAGGACTCGTACGTGCGCGTTTGGCAGCTTGACCGCGAGGGCGAACACACCATCGACCACGTGCACGGGGAAAGCGTCGCGGACGCCATGCTTATGGGTTGCGCCTTCCTCGCTCCCGATGGGAGCACTTTCGCCGCTGTGGCCTACGACTGTGCCGAAGTGTTCATGTTCAAGAAATGA